From Topomyia yanbarensis strain Yona2022 chromosome 1, ASM3024719v1, whole genome shotgun sequence, one genomic window encodes:
- the LOC131690817 gene encoding uncharacterized protein LOC131690817 — translation MEKYAVPNKLPAEEISILAQRKSRIKREANQWVRKPLPANRKTKFCKPEFFIADCRKAERDAKRIKRNFLKTGIQLKDKDIQHGRLILVFRHRGKYIANKEVMHILTKMGLPYKRRAVLLKLTEGVHAMLKMVEPWIIWGYPNISTVRELVYKYGLFKPENGAKGPKKIPIASNKLVEDKFGHLGIICVEDLLHELLTVGPNFIKVTKILHTFELRSPADGWKTARKGKLRSLGGEAGFRGEEINEFFKRLL, via the coding sequence ATGGAAAAATACGCCGTCCCAAACAAACTACCGGCGGAAGAAATCAGCATTTTGGCTCAGCGCAAGTCGCGCATCAAGCGGGAAGCCAACCAATGGGTAAGAAAGCCACTTCCAGCGAATCGCAAGACCAAATTCTGCAAGCCGGAGTTTTTCATTGCCGATTGCCGTAAAGCGGAACGTGATGCCAAGCGAATCAAGAGGAACTTCCTGAAGACGGGAATTCAGCTTAAGGATAAAGACATCCAGCACGGTCGGCTTATCCTGGTGTTCCGCCACCGGGGCAAGTATATCGCCAACAAGGAGGTAATGCATATTCTAACCAAAATGGGCCTACCGTACAAACGACGGGCGGTGCTGCTGAAGTTAACCGAAGGTGTCCATGCGATGCTGAAAATGGTCGAACCGTGGATCATTTGGGGATATCCAAACATCAGTACGGTGCGAGAGTTAGTTTACAAGTACGGTTTGTTTAAGCCGGAAAATGGTGCGAAGGGACCAAAGAAGATTCCGATCGCTTCCAATAAACTGGTGGAGGACAAATTTGGACATCTAGGTATCATCTGCGTGGAAGATCTACTACACGAACTGTTAACAGTTGGTCCGAACTTTATCAAGGTCACGAAAATTCTGCACACATTCGAGCTTCGGTCGCCAGCGGATGGTTGGAAAACGGCACGGAAGGGAAAGTTACGATCGTTGGGTGGTGAAGCCGGTTTCCGGGGAGAGGAGATTAACGAATTCTTCAAGCGGCTGCTGTGA
- the LOC131690810 gene encoding protein LST8 homolog translates to MSFEPCTEPMLATGGYDHTIKLWQPYSGFCYRTLQHADSQVNALDINPNGTILAAGGYQHIRLYDMNFSYPVVNFECVLKNVTRVGFQEDGKWMFTGGEDCRVRIWDMSSQSPACKRMFDCLTPVNAVCLHPNQVELAIGSQGGSVYLWDVKSDVHEQLIPEVESSIQDIAISPNGAYMAAVNNKGNCYIWSLSNSANSETQLTQTDPKLRIEAHKKYALRCRFSPDSNLLVTCSGDGTAKIYRTDTFQLHAELKVEKCWMWDAVFSNDSKYLFTASSDGRARLWKIETKSVEREYHAHLKAITALAFRDGTAKG, encoded by the exons ATGTCTTTTGAACCATGCACCGAACCCATGCTGGCCACAGGAGGATACGATCACACAATCAAGCTATGGCAACCGTATTCTGGATTTTGTTATCGCACCCTTCAGCATGCAGATTCG CAAGTAAACGCTCTGGACATCAATCCTAATGGGACGATCTTGGCTGCTGGTGGTTACCAGCATATTCGTTTGTATGATATGAATTTCAGCTACCCGGTGGTCAATTTTGAATGTGTGCTTAAGAACGTAACCCGTGTCGGGTTTCAAGAGGATGGCAAGTGGATGTTCACCGGTGGAGAGGACTGCCGCGTTCGTATTTGGGACATGAGCTCGCAGAGCCCCGCTTGTAAGCGGATGTTTGACTGCTTGACCCCGGTCAATGCCGTCTGTCTTCATCCAAACCAGGTTGAACTGGCCATCGGCAGCCAAGGTGGCAGTGTTTACCTGTGGGATGTGAAATCTGACGTCCACGAACAGTTGATTCCGGAAGTTGAATCATCCATTCAAGATATCGCAATCAGCCCGAACGGAGCGTATATGGCCGCGGTCAATAATAAGGGAAACTGTTACATTTGGAGTTTGTCCAATAGCGCCAACAGCGAAACACAGCTGACTCAGACCGATCCAAAGCTTCGGATAGAGGCACACAAAAAGTATGCCCTTCGATGTCGATTTAGTCCCGATTCAAATTTACTGGTGACTTGCTCCGGTGACGGGACAGCTAAGATATATCGAACAGACACGTTCCAGCTGCACGCGGAATTGAAGGTAGAGAAATGTTGGATGTGGGACGCGGTGTTCAGTAACGATTCCAAGTATCTGTTTACTG CCTCATCGGATGGACGAGCGCGGTTATGGAAGATTGAGACGAAATCGGTCGAAAGGGAATACCACGCTCATTTAAAGGCGATCACTGCTCTGGCCTTCAGAGATGGAACGGCCAAAGGGTAA
- the LOC131690794 gene encoding RNA-binding protein NOB1 — MRKFSHLVVDTSAFIKNVQLQDFAENCFTVQAVLDEIKNDRQLKRLVVLPYQLTIREPDSEVLTLVTNIAKKTGDFATLSLVDLKVVALTYQLEKELLGTEHLREDPKPAVTICSGRKPPELAGSGKVQGFYAGIKSDEKERTVSEQEDLKEIADQEDNVCVEDSVLEQKFGELNTHEVEDLEENILQHVQELEEDTTHISEDELSDCEDQVVEEESDDEEGWITPSNIKDVKRDFGTDLLEESPSPVACMTTDFAMQNVLKQIGLHVAALDGRVIKHARTYILRCYACFKTTSDSTKVFCPKCGNKTLKKVAVSLDENGQQVIHINTRRPLTARHKNRPVAGFRGGKHSTNPVLFEDQPLPQQRISAKARAKTNALGDDYTAGYSPFVMRDVDSRSAVLRGKSNLKQWMQNYEYDNHRRGYKK, encoded by the exons ATGCGTAAATTTTCGCATCTGGTGGTTGATACATCTGCAttcattaaaaatgtgcaaCTGCAG GACTTTGCGGAGAACTGCTTCACCGTACAGGCAGTGCTGGACGAAATTAAAAACGATCGTCAACTGAAACGGTTAGTGGTACTGCCGTATCAGTTAACCATACGAGAGCCCGATTCAGAGGTGCTGACGCTAGTGACGAACATAGCCAAAAAGACGGGTGATTTTGCTACGCTTTCGTTGGTGGATCTGAAAGTGGTGGCACTAACGTACCAGCTGGAAAAAGAACTGCTAGGAACCGAACATCTTCGAGAGGATCCTAAACCGGCGGTTACGATTTGCTCGGGTAGAAAGCCACCAGAGCTGGCAGGATCTGGAAAGGTTCAAGGGTTTTACGCGGGGATAAAGAGCGATGAAAAGGAACGAACGGTGTCGGAGCAGGAAGATTTGAAGGAAATTGCGGATCAGGAGGATAATGTTTGCGTTGAAGATTCAGTGCTGGAGCAAAAGTTCGGTGAGCTGAACACACATGAGGTGGAAGACTTGGAAGAAAATATTCTTCAACATGTTCAAGAGCTTGAGGAAGATACGACACATATTTCGGAAGATGAATTGTCGGATTGTGAGGACCAGGTGGTGGAAGAGGAAAGTGATGACGAAGAAGGTTGGATCACACCATCCAACATTAAAGATGTAAAACGGGACTTTGGAACGGATTTGCTGGAGGAGAGTCCCTCGCCAGTCGCTTGTATGACAACCGATTTCGCCATGCAGAACGTCCTGAAACAGATTGGACTACATGTGGCTGCGTTGGATGGACGCGTAATCAAACATGCGCGGACCTACATTCTCCGTTGCTATGCCTGTTTCAAAACGACGTCCGATTCCACAAAAGTCTTTTGTCCCAAGTGTGGCAACAAAACCCTGAAGAAGGTAGCCGTTAGTTTAGACGAGAACGGTCAGCAGGTCATCCATATAAACACGCGTCGACCGTTGACGGCTCGGCACAAGAATCGACCGGTTGCTGGGTTTCGCGGGGGAAAACATTCCACCAATCCGGTACTGTTCGAAGATCAACCGTTGCCACAGCAGAGAATATCAGCCAAGGCCCGTGCCAAGACGAATGCGCTTGGCGATGATTATACGGCCGGATATTCGCCGTTCGTGATGAGGGATGTCGACTCGCGGTCTGCGGTGCTCAGGGGAAAGTCCAATCTGAAACAGTGGATGCAAAACTACGAGTACGATAATCATCGAAGGGGTTACAAAAAATAG